The following are encoded together in the Panicum virgatum strain AP13 chromosome 6K, P.virgatum_v5, whole genome shotgun sequence genome:
- the LOC120712760 gene encoding putative wall-associated receptor kinase-like 16 isoform X2, which yields MEQDPPVLYMNSAGYRVIKIKLPKRVLYLDTHVNRLLGEQTWSLNLLDDRFYRVSAAENVFAALGCGFKFSVSLPKAGGNASTCNSTCHPDYPNMATDGTCSGVGCCYTTVAEDSNSYVIKLLPLDEANSTLSGGPRVSVNATFLVEKEEYWMRTGYAIPLQKYAATLGSAPEVPTQTVVNWMLGNSSCAEALKSGDFGCQSGNSDCHDDPRGGYACQCQPGYQGNPYMHNGCQDIDECTQADPPPCFGRCINTVGSYDCICKSGTEGNPTVKDGCVPIKLKISGLIIANGVGSGLVILLFVLSAVVIRRKIRAQKAKRRKEYFFKQNRGLLLRQLVDKDIAERMIFSLEELEKATNSFDESRKLGGGGHGTVYKGILSDQRIVAIKRSRHAIKREIDDFINEVAILSQVNHRNVVKLFGCCLETEVPLLIYEFISNGTLHEHLHVCAPQSLSWKERMRIALEIARSLAYLHSAASVSIIHRDIKTTNILLDDRLIAKISDFGASRGMPIDQTAVTTTIQGTFGYLDPEYYQTSRLTEKSDVYSFGVILVELLTRRRPSSYISPEGFNLVSQFVLLVNGDRLCDMLDPQVTEEAKEGEANEVAAIAVMCLNPKGDDRPTMRQVETRLEAIQSLAVRPSPPSVEESNANASACNLSRRYSMEDEFWSSMSFPR from the exons ATGGAACAAGACCCTCCCGTCCTGTACATGAACAGCGCTGGATATCGAGTCATCAAAATAAAGTTGCCTAAGAGGGTTCTGTACCTTGACACTCATGTCAACCGATTGTTAGGAGAGCAGACTTGGTCGCTCAACTTATTAGATGACAGGTTCTATCGTGTATCAGCAGCTGAAAATGTGTTTGCTGCCTTGGGGTGTGGTTTCAAGTTTTCGGTTAGTCTCCCCAAAGCAGGAGGCAATGCTAGCACCTGCAATTCCACCTGCCATCCTGATTATCCAAATATGGCCACTGATGGCACTTGCTCTGGTGTTGGCTGCTGTTATACGACGGTTGCAGAAGACAGTAACAGCTACGTGATCAAGCTTCTTCCCCTCGATGAGGCAAACTCAACTCTGTCTGGCGGCCCAAGGGTGTCGGTCAATGCCACATTTCTTGTGGAAAAAGAGGAATATTGGATGAGGACAGGATATGCCATACCGTTGCAGAAGTATGCTGCCACACTAGGATCTGCTCCAGAAGTGCCAACCCAGACTGTAGTTAACTGGATGCTTGGTAACTCATCATGTGCAGAAGCTCTGAAGTCAGGTGACTTTGGGTGCCAGAGTGGCAACAGTGACTGCCATGACGACCCTCGTGGAGGATATGCATGCCAGTGTCAACCAGGATATCAAGGCAACCCTTACATGCATAATGGATGCCAAG ATATCGATGAGTGCACACAGGCagatcctcccccatgctttgGACGCTGCATAAATACAGTTGGATCATATGATTGTATCTGCAAATCTGGAACTGAAGGCAACCCCACAGTAAAAGATGGGTGTGTCCCAATCAAATTGAAAATTTCAG GATTGATCATTGCGAACGGAGTTGGCAGCGGTTTAGTAATTCTGCTATTTGTTCTTTCTGCTGTTGTCATAAGGAGAAAGATCAGGGCTCAAAAGGCTAAAAGAAGGAAGGAATATTTCTTCAAGCAAAACAGAGGGCTTTTACTGCGGCAACTGGTAGACAAGGATATTGCTGAAAGAATGATTTTCAGCTTAGAAGAGCTTGAAAAGGCCACAAACAGTTTTGATGAATCTCGAAAACTTGGTGGTGGGGGCCATGGCACTGTGTACAAAGGTATTTTGTCTGACCAACGAATTGTTGCTATTAAAAGGTCAAGGCATGCGATTAAGAGAGAAATTGATGATTTTATCAATGAGGTCGCCATACTTTCTCAAGTAAACCACAGGAACGTAGTGAAGCTCTTTGGATGTTGTCTCGAGACAGAAGTTCCATTGCTAATCTATGAGTTCATTTCGAATGGGACACTTCATGAACATCTACATGTATGTGCTCCACAATCACTGTCATGGAAGGAGCGAATGAGGATAGCCCTCGAAATTGCAAGATCTCTTGCTTATTTGCATTCTGCTGCTTCAGTTTCGATAATCCATAGAGATATAAAGACTACCAACATACTTCTTGATGATCGGTTGATAGCAAAGATATCGGACTTTGGAGCTTCTCGAGGGATGCCCATTGATCAAACTGCTGTCACAACGACCATACAAGGGACTTTCGGATATTTGGATCCAGAGTATTACCAAACAAGCCGGCTCACCGAGAAAAGTGATGTGTACAGCTTCGGTGTCATACTTGTGGAGCTGCTGACAAGGAGGAGACCATCATCTTACATATCACCTGAAGGCTTCAATTTGGTTTCACAATTTGTCTTGCTGGTGAACGGGGACAGGCTCTGTGATATGCTGGACCCTCAGGTCACCGAGGAGGCGAAAGAAGGAGAAGCCAATGAAGTGGCAGCAATTGCAGTGATGTGCTTAAACCCAAAGGGAGATGACAGGCCCACGATGAGGCAAGTTGAGACGAGACTAGAAGCGATTCAAAGTTTGGCAGTTCGGCCGAGCCCTCCATCAGTTGAAGAGAGCAACGCCAATGCCAGTGCCTGCAACTTGAGCAGGCGCTATAGTATGGAAGATGAATTTTGGTCATCAATGAGCTTTCCTCGTTGA
- the LOC120712760 gene encoding wall-associated receptor kinase 5-like isoform X1, whose translation MHTLAIAALHFLATIPTPVSSQDTLVSPQDMAMPGCTSICHNITIPYPFGIGDEQCYRNEGFKLVCSMEQDPPVLYMNSAGYRVIKIKLPKRVLYLDTHVNRLLGEQTWSLNLLDDRFYRVSAAENVFAALGCGFKFSVSLPKAGGNASTCNSTCHPDYPNMATDGTCSGVGCCYTTVAEDSNSYVIKLLPLDEANSTLSGGPRVSVNATFLVEKEEYWMRTGYAIPLQKYAATLGSAPEVPTQTVVNWMLGNSSCAEALKSGDFGCQSGNSDCHDDPRGGYACQCQPGYQGNPYMHNGCQDIDECTQADPPPCFGRCINTVGSYDCICKSGTEGNPTVKDGCVPIKLKISGLIIANGVGSGLVILLFVLSAVVIRRKIRAQKAKRRKEYFFKQNRGLLLRQLVDKDIAERMIFSLEELEKATNSFDESRKLGGGGHGTVYKGILSDQRIVAIKRSRHAIKREIDDFINEVAILSQVNHRNVVKLFGCCLETEVPLLIYEFISNGTLHEHLHVCAPQSLSWKERMRIALEIARSLAYLHSAASVSIIHRDIKTTNILLDDRLIAKISDFGASRGMPIDQTAVTTTIQGTFGYLDPEYYQTSRLTEKSDVYSFGVILVELLTRRRPSSYISPEGFNLVSQFVLLVNGDRLCDMLDPQVTEEAKEGEANEVAAIAVMCLNPKGDDRPTMRQVETRLEAIQSLAVRPSPPSVEESNANASACNLSRRYSMEDEFWSSMSFPR comes from the exons ATGCACACACTTGCCATAGCAGCTCTGCACTTTCTAGCAACAATACCGACACCGGTATCTTCACAAGACACACTAGTATCTCCACAAGACATGGCAATGCCCGGT TGCACCTCCATATGCCACAACATAACTATACCTTACCCATTCGGCATCGGCGATGAGCAATGCTACCGTAATGAGGGATTCAAGCTTGTATGCAGCATGGAACAAGACCCTCCCGTCCTGTACATGAACAGCGCTGGATATCGAGTCATCAAAATAAAGTTGCCTAAGAGGGTTCTGTACCTTGACACTCATGTCAACCGATTGTTAGGAGAGCAGACTTGGTCGCTCAACTTATTAGATGACAGGTTCTATCGTGTATCAGCAGCTGAAAATGTGTTTGCTGCCTTGGGGTGTGGTTTCAAGTTTTCGGTTAGTCTCCCCAAAGCAGGAGGCAATGCTAGCACCTGCAATTCCACCTGCCATCCTGATTATCCAAATATGGCCACTGATGGCACTTGCTCTGGTGTTGGCTGCTGTTATACGACGGTTGCAGAAGACAGTAACAGCTACGTGATCAAGCTTCTTCCCCTCGATGAGGCAAACTCAACTCTGTCTGGCGGCCCAAGGGTGTCGGTCAATGCCACATTTCTTGTGGAAAAAGAGGAATATTGGATGAGGACAGGATATGCCATACCGTTGCAGAAGTATGCTGCCACACTAGGATCTGCTCCAGAAGTGCCAACCCAGACTGTAGTTAACTGGATGCTTGGTAACTCATCATGTGCAGAAGCTCTGAAGTCAGGTGACTTTGGGTGCCAGAGTGGCAACAGTGACTGCCATGACGACCCTCGTGGAGGATATGCATGCCAGTGTCAACCAGGATATCAAGGCAACCCTTACATGCATAATGGATGCCAAG ATATCGATGAGTGCACACAGGCagatcctcccccatgctttgGACGCTGCATAAATACAGTTGGATCATATGATTGTATCTGCAAATCTGGAACTGAAGGCAACCCCACAGTAAAAGATGGGTGTGTCCCAATCAAATTGAAAATTTCAG GATTGATCATTGCGAACGGAGTTGGCAGCGGTTTAGTAATTCTGCTATTTGTTCTTTCTGCTGTTGTCATAAGGAGAAAGATCAGGGCTCAAAAGGCTAAAAGAAGGAAGGAATATTTCTTCAAGCAAAACAGAGGGCTTTTACTGCGGCAACTGGTAGACAAGGATATTGCTGAAAGAATGATTTTCAGCTTAGAAGAGCTTGAAAAGGCCACAAACAGTTTTGATGAATCTCGAAAACTTGGTGGTGGGGGCCATGGCACTGTGTACAAAGGTATTTTGTCTGACCAACGAATTGTTGCTATTAAAAGGTCAAGGCATGCGATTAAGAGAGAAATTGATGATTTTATCAATGAGGTCGCCATACTTTCTCAAGTAAACCACAGGAACGTAGTGAAGCTCTTTGGATGTTGTCTCGAGACAGAAGTTCCATTGCTAATCTATGAGTTCATTTCGAATGGGACACTTCATGAACATCTACATGTATGTGCTCCACAATCACTGTCATGGAAGGAGCGAATGAGGATAGCCCTCGAAATTGCAAGATCTCTTGCTTATTTGCATTCTGCTGCTTCAGTTTCGATAATCCATAGAGATATAAAGACTACCAACATACTTCTTGATGATCGGTTGATAGCAAAGATATCGGACTTTGGAGCTTCTCGAGGGATGCCCATTGATCAAACTGCTGTCACAACGACCATACAAGGGACTTTCGGATATTTGGATCCAGAGTATTACCAAACAAGCCGGCTCACCGAGAAAAGTGATGTGTACAGCTTCGGTGTCATACTTGTGGAGCTGCTGACAAGGAGGAGACCATCATCTTACATATCACCTGAAGGCTTCAATTTGGTTTCACAATTTGTCTTGCTGGTGAACGGGGACAGGCTCTGTGATATGCTGGACCCTCAGGTCACCGAGGAGGCGAAAGAAGGAGAAGCCAATGAAGTGGCAGCAATTGCAGTGATGTGCTTAAACCCAAAGGGAGATGACAGGCCCACGATGAGGCAAGTTGAGACGAGACTAGAAGCGATTCAAAGTTTGGCAGTTCGGCCGAGCCCTCCATCAGTTGAAGAGAGCAACGCCAATGCCAGTGCCTGCAACTTGAGCAGGCGCTATAGTATGGAAGATGAATTTTGGTCATCAATGAGCTTTCCTCGTTGA
- the LOC120712760 gene encoding putative wall-associated receptor kinase-like 16 isoform X3, translated as MCGAALPRRRPAAAELRGGRSLIRPRTGMPVPCGVWTSVSIFAEDSNSYVIKLLPLDEANSTLSGGPRVSVNATFLVEKEEYWMRTGYAIPLQKYAATLGSAPEVPTQTVVNWMLGNSSCAEALKSGDFGCQSGNSDCHDDPRGGYACQCQPGYQGNPYMHNGCQDIDECTQADPPPCFGRCINTVGSYDCICKSGTEGNPTVKDGCVPIKLKISGLIIANGVGSGLVILLFVLSAVVIRRKIRAQKAKRRKEYFFKQNRGLLLRQLVDKDIAERMIFSLEELEKATNSFDESRKLGGGGHGTVYKGILSDQRIVAIKRSRHAIKREIDDFINEVAILSQVNHRNVVKLFGCCLETEVPLLIYEFISNGTLHEHLHVCAPQSLSWKERMRIALEIARSLAYLHSAASVSIIHRDIKTTNILLDDRLIAKISDFGASRGMPIDQTAVTTTIQGTFGYLDPEYYQTSRLTEKSDVYSFGVILVELLTRRRPSSYISPEGFNLVSQFVLLVNGDRLCDMLDPQVTEEAKEGEANEVAAIAVMCLNPKGDDRPTMRQVETRLEAIQSLAVRPSPPSVEESNANASACNLSRRYSMEDEFWSSMSFPR; from the exons AtgtgcggcgcggcgctgcctcgtcgccggccggcggcggcggagctccggggTGGTCGCTCGCTCATCCGTCCCAGAACGGGCATGCCTGTGCCCTGTGGAGTGTGGACATCCGTTTCGATTT TTGCAGAAGACAGTAACAGCTACGTGATCAAGCTTCTTCCCCTCGATGAGGCAAACTCAACTCTGTCTGGCGGCCCAAGGGTGTCGGTCAATGCCACATTTCTTGTGGAAAAAGAGGAATATTGGATGAGGACAGGATATGCCATACCGTTGCAGAAGTATGCTGCCACACTAGGATCTGCTCCAGAAGTGCCAACCCAGACTGTAGTTAACTGGATGCTTGGTAACTCATCATGTGCAGAAGCTCTGAAGTCAGGTGACTTTGGGTGCCAGAGTGGCAACAGTGACTGCCATGACGACCCTCGTGGAGGATATGCATGCCAGTGTCAACCAGGATATCAAGGCAACCCTTACATGCATAATGGATGCCAAG ATATCGATGAGTGCACACAGGCagatcctcccccatgctttgGACGCTGCATAAATACAGTTGGATCATATGATTGTATCTGCAAATCTGGAACTGAAGGCAACCCCACAGTAAAAGATGGGTGTGTCCCAATCAAATTGAAAATTTCAG GATTGATCATTGCGAACGGAGTTGGCAGCGGTTTAGTAATTCTGCTATTTGTTCTTTCTGCTGTTGTCATAAGGAGAAAGATCAGGGCTCAAAAGGCTAAAAGAAGGAAGGAATATTTCTTCAAGCAAAACAGAGGGCTTTTACTGCGGCAACTGGTAGACAAGGATATTGCTGAAAGAATGATTTTCAGCTTAGAAGAGCTTGAAAAGGCCACAAACAGTTTTGATGAATCTCGAAAACTTGGTGGTGGGGGCCATGGCACTGTGTACAAAGGTATTTTGTCTGACCAACGAATTGTTGCTATTAAAAGGTCAAGGCATGCGATTAAGAGAGAAATTGATGATTTTATCAATGAGGTCGCCATACTTTCTCAAGTAAACCACAGGAACGTAGTGAAGCTCTTTGGATGTTGTCTCGAGACAGAAGTTCCATTGCTAATCTATGAGTTCATTTCGAATGGGACACTTCATGAACATCTACATGTATGTGCTCCACAATCACTGTCATGGAAGGAGCGAATGAGGATAGCCCTCGAAATTGCAAGATCTCTTGCTTATTTGCATTCTGCTGCTTCAGTTTCGATAATCCATAGAGATATAAAGACTACCAACATACTTCTTGATGATCGGTTGATAGCAAAGATATCGGACTTTGGAGCTTCTCGAGGGATGCCCATTGATCAAACTGCTGTCACAACGACCATACAAGGGACTTTCGGATATTTGGATCCAGAGTATTACCAAACAAGCCGGCTCACCGAGAAAAGTGATGTGTACAGCTTCGGTGTCATACTTGTGGAGCTGCTGACAAGGAGGAGACCATCATCTTACATATCACCTGAAGGCTTCAATTTGGTTTCACAATTTGTCTTGCTGGTGAACGGGGACAGGCTCTGTGATATGCTGGACCCTCAGGTCACCGAGGAGGCGAAAGAAGGAGAAGCCAATGAAGTGGCAGCAATTGCAGTGATGTGCTTAAACCCAAAGGGAGATGACAGGCCCACGATGAGGCAAGTTGAGACGAGACTAGAAGCGATTCAAAGTTTGGCAGTTCGGCCGAGCCCTCCATCAGTTGAAGAGAGCAACGCCAATGCCAGTGCCTGCAACTTGAGCAGGCGCTATAGTATGGAAGATGAATTTTGGTCATCAATGAGCTTTCCTCGTTGA
- the LOC120712760 gene encoding wall-associated receptor kinase 5-like isoform X4 — protein MRTGYAIPLQKYAATLGSAPEVPTQTVVNWMLGNSSCAEALKSGDFGCQSGNSDCHDDPRGGYACQCQPGYQGNPYMHNGCQDIDECTQADPPPCFGRCINTVGSYDCICKSGTEGNPTVKDGCVPIKLKISGLIIANGVGSGLVILLFVLSAVVIRRKIRAQKAKRRKEYFFKQNRGLLLRQLVDKDIAERMIFSLEELEKATNSFDESRKLGGGGHGTVYKGILSDQRIVAIKRSRHAIKREIDDFINEVAILSQVNHRNVVKLFGCCLETEVPLLIYEFISNGTLHEHLHVCAPQSLSWKERMRIALEIARSLAYLHSAASVSIIHRDIKTTNILLDDRLIAKISDFGASRGMPIDQTAVTTTIQGTFGYLDPEYYQTSRLTEKSDVYSFGVILVELLTRRRPSSYISPEGFNLVSQFVLLVNGDRLCDMLDPQVTEEAKEGEANEVAAIAVMCLNPKGDDRPTMRQVETRLEAIQSLAVRPSPPSVEESNANASACNLSRRYSMEDEFWSSMSFPR, from the exons ATGAGGACAGGATATGCCATACCGTTGCAGAAGTATGCTGCCACACTAGGATCTGCTCCAGAAGTGCCAACCCAGACTGTAGTTAACTGGATGCTTGGTAACTCATCATGTGCAGAAGCTCTGAAGTCAGGTGACTTTGGGTGCCAGAGTGGCAACAGTGACTGCCATGACGACCCTCGTGGAGGATATGCATGCCAGTGTCAACCAGGATATCAAGGCAACCCTTACATGCATAATGGATGCCAAG ATATCGATGAGTGCACACAGGCagatcctcccccatgctttgGACGCTGCATAAATACAGTTGGATCATATGATTGTATCTGCAAATCTGGAACTGAAGGCAACCCCACAGTAAAAGATGGGTGTGTCCCAATCAAATTGAAAATTTCAG GATTGATCATTGCGAACGGAGTTGGCAGCGGTTTAGTAATTCTGCTATTTGTTCTTTCTGCTGTTGTCATAAGGAGAAAGATCAGGGCTCAAAAGGCTAAAAGAAGGAAGGAATATTTCTTCAAGCAAAACAGAGGGCTTTTACTGCGGCAACTGGTAGACAAGGATATTGCTGAAAGAATGATTTTCAGCTTAGAAGAGCTTGAAAAGGCCACAAACAGTTTTGATGAATCTCGAAAACTTGGTGGTGGGGGCCATGGCACTGTGTACAAAGGTATTTTGTCTGACCAACGAATTGTTGCTATTAAAAGGTCAAGGCATGCGATTAAGAGAGAAATTGATGATTTTATCAATGAGGTCGCCATACTTTCTCAAGTAAACCACAGGAACGTAGTGAAGCTCTTTGGATGTTGTCTCGAGACAGAAGTTCCATTGCTAATCTATGAGTTCATTTCGAATGGGACACTTCATGAACATCTACATGTATGTGCTCCACAATCACTGTCATGGAAGGAGCGAATGAGGATAGCCCTCGAAATTGCAAGATCTCTTGCTTATTTGCATTCTGCTGCTTCAGTTTCGATAATCCATAGAGATATAAAGACTACCAACATACTTCTTGATGATCGGTTGATAGCAAAGATATCGGACTTTGGAGCTTCTCGAGGGATGCCCATTGATCAAACTGCTGTCACAACGACCATACAAGGGACTTTCGGATATTTGGATCCAGAGTATTACCAAACAAGCCGGCTCACCGAGAAAAGTGATGTGTACAGCTTCGGTGTCATACTTGTGGAGCTGCTGACAAGGAGGAGACCATCATCTTACATATCACCTGAAGGCTTCAATTTGGTTTCACAATTTGTCTTGCTGGTGAACGGGGACAGGCTCTGTGATATGCTGGACCCTCAGGTCACCGAGGAGGCGAAAGAAGGAGAAGCCAATGAAGTGGCAGCAATTGCAGTGATGTGCTTAAACCCAAAGGGAGATGACAGGCCCACGATGAGGCAAGTTGAGACGAGACTAGAAGCGATTCAAAGTTTGGCAGTTCGGCCGAGCCCTCCATCAGTTGAAGAGAGCAACGCCAATGCCAGTGCCTGCAACTTGAGCAGGCGCTATAGTATGGAAGATGAATTTTGGTCATCAATGAGCTTTCCTCGTTGA
- the LOC120713516 gene encoding putative wall-associated receptor kinase-like 16, whose translation MPTRSLPVPVLLLLQLATAATTSSAAAGVALAGCESKCGGVDVPYPFGSSDGCHRAGFKVTCDRAHQPPRLFLGGGGPEVLEVSLRNSTVRVRGAVWSFAAGTTRTAKVDVLPASLRRQYALSAARNSLVLVGCGFQAAARRGDAALQHGPCDGVGCCEAPIPAGLAASFDVRFSWLEPNATARPAWVAPGASVLVVEQEWWRDRENVVPVKLSLLNSGNAAGFVIPAVLDWALNESSCAAAAKRSDYGCVSKNSGCLNSTSSAYGYVCRCNDGYNGNPYVPDGCQGSRMHIAAGVFLAMGIGIGMFVLLLVLAAIFATKRLKIRKAIKMREKFSKRNRRLLLRQLVDKDIAEMMIYSLEELEKATDRFDETRILGGGGHGTVYKGILSNQRVVAIKVSRLVIQKEIDEFINEVAILSQINHRNVVKLLGCCLETEVPLLVSEFIPNGTLHAHLHVDNPQKPLPWKDRLRIAIEVASSLAYLHASASTSVVHRDIKTSNILLDDRLTAKVSDFGASRGIELDQSGVTTGIQGTFGYMDPEYYYTRRLTDKSDVYSYGVMLVELLTRKMPVMYISPEGVGLVAHFVTSLNQGKLNEILDEQVIEEGEEEGKQLAEIAAMCLTMKGEDRPTMRNVEMRLQRLQASEINISVIEEDQVNELNALTLQGGNTNARDDDYCSCSRPYSIEEEILFSASLER comes from the exons ATGCCAACGCGTAGCCTCCCCGTGCCGGTGCTGCTGCTTCTGCAGCTCGCGACGGCCGCCACCACGTCGTCGGCTGCGGCGGGCGTCGCCTTGGCCGGCTGCGAGAGCAAGTGCGGCGGCGTGGACGTGCCGTACCCGTTCGGCTCCAGCGACGGCTGCCACCGAGCGGGCTTCAAGGTCACCTGCGACCGCGCGCACCAGCCGCCGAGGCTCTTCCTCGGGGGCGGCGGCCCGGAGGTGTTGGAGGTGTCCCTCCGGAACAGCACGGTGCGCGTCCGCGGCGCGGTCTGGTCCTTCGCCGCCGGCACCACGAGGACCGCCAAGGTAGACGTGCTCCCGGCCAGCCTCCGCCGCCAGTACGCGCTCTCCGCCGCGCGGAACAGCCTCGTCCTCGTCGGCTGCGGCTTCCAGGCCGCCGCGCGGCgaggggacgccgcc CTCCAGCACGGGCCGTGCGACGGGGTCGGCTGCTGCGAGGCGCCCATCCCGGCTGGCCTCGCCGCGTCCTTCGACGTCCGGTTTTCCTGGCTGGAGCCGAACGCCACGGCTCGGCCGGCGTGGGTGGCCCCCGGCGCCAGCGTGCTCGTGGTGGAGCAGGAGTGGTGGCGCGACAGGGAGAACGTGGTGCCCGTCAAGCTGTCGCTTCTCAACTCCGGCAACGCGGCCGGCTTCGTGATCCCGGCCGTCCTGGACTGGGCGCTGAACGAGTcgtcgtgcgcggcggcggcgaagaggtCCGACTATGGCTGCGTCAGCAAGAACAGCGGGTGCCTCAACTCTACGAGCAGCGCCTACGGCTATGTGTGCCGGTGCAACGACGGCTACAATGGCAACCCTTACGTGCCAGACGGTTGCCAAGGCTCTCGAATGCATATAGCAGCTG GAGTATTTCTTGCCATGGGGATTGGCATTGGCATGTTCGTTTTGCTTCTGGTTCTTGCTGCCATCTTTGCAACAAAAAGGCTCAAGATTCGTAAAGCCATAAAAATGAGGGAGAAATTCTCCAAGCGAAACCGCAGGCTGTTGCTTCGGCAACTAGTAGATAAGGACATTGCCGAAATGATGATCTATAGCTTGGAAGAGCTTGAGAAAGCAACAGACAGGTTTGATGAGACTCGCATCCTGGGCGGTGGAGGGCACGGCACAGTCTACAAAGGCATACTGTCAAATCAGCGTGTTGTTGCCATTAAAGTGTCAAGGCTTGTAATTCAAAAGGAGATCGACGAGTTCATAAATGAAGTTGCCATCCTTTCCCAAATAAACCACAGAAATGTAGTGAAGCTTTTGGGTTGTTGCCTTGAGACAGAAGTTCCATTGTTGGTCTCTGAGTTCATTCCAAATGGGACACTTCATGCTCACCTTCATGTTGACAACCCTCAAAAACCACTGCCATGGAAAGATCGGCTTCGCATTGCCATTGAAGTTGCTAGTTCTCTGGCCTATCTTCACGCATCTGCTTCGACGTCAGTTGTGCACAGGGACATCAAAACATCCAACATACTACTTGATGATCGATTGACAGCGAAAGTGTCAGACTTTGGTGCATCGAGAGGCATCGAACTCGATCAATCAGGAGTGACAACTGGCATACAAGGAACATTCGGCTATATGGATCCCGAGTACTACTACACAAGGCGATTGACTGACAAAAGTGATGTCTACAGCTACGGTGTCATGCTTGTTGAACTTCTAACAAGAAAGATGCCAGTTATGTACATTTCGCCTGAAGGTGTCGGTCTTGTGGCTCACTTTGTCACGTCACTGAATCAGGGTAAGCTCAATGAGATACTAGATGAGCAGGTCatagaagaaggagaagaggagggcaAACAATTGGCAGAAATAGCAGCAATGTGCTTGACGATGAAGGGAGAAGACAGGCCGACTATGCGGAACGTGGAGATGAGACTTCAACGACTGCAGGCTTCAGAGATTAACATTTCAGTGATCGAAGAGGATCAGGTGAATGAACTGAACGCCCTAACACTTCAAGGAGGAAATACCAATGCCAGGGACGACGACTATTGCAGTTGCAGTAGACCGTACAGCATCGAGGAAGAGATCTTATTTTCTGCGAGCTTGGAGCGCTGA